CCCTAATGCAAATAtaaatgtctcatttatatatcgGCACGAAGAACGAATAAGAAACTGCAAAATAGGAGACTACGCATGTAAAGTGAAAGGGGCAAAAATTCTTAGCTAAATCTGACTATaaataatttaattgaatataatTTGCAGCCCGACTAACCCGAAAATGAAAGAAATTAAACCTCTTAACATACCCAACTTTAACCTAAACACGCAGGCGTGACCGCATAAGACTGCTGCCCTTGAATGTAGGCTGCGGTAATCTAACTAGATGATAATTGAAACCAAATATTCTATTCTAATTCATTATGACGTCAAAAAAATCTGATGTGGACCCACATAGATTGTGAAAAATAGATGTTTACACCATGATTACACCTTTTCTATGTGAAAGTCACCACCCCACTAAATCTTTTTTCATCGAATAACTGCACCAACTTCCATTTTTATCTGCGAAGAAACCATATTTGTCTACTTCTATTCTTCATCTGCTCATATCTCactgaatattttcttcccaaaatatTGTTTTTCGATGCCACAATAGATGGTTTAGGGATTTAAATCTCACTGAAGATCGCCAGTCCCAAGAGGTAAGTTTCTATCTTTCTTTATACAGATAAAAACCAATATTTGATTTTGTAATTTAAATTTCGTTTACTGAAAGTTAGGGCTTTCTAGAAGGAGTCTTCAAAATGTTCAGTTCATCATACCAAGTTTTTGGTTTCTTCAAATTtagttttaattaagatttttcaatgtaggaattactgtttagtccagtttttcatgacccagttaatggctagtccacccgtgaaaaacatttactccctagtccaaaaacatgtttttggactaaattatttactctctagtccaaaaacttcgtggagattataaagtgtattttctaaatgcctaaaatacccttccatgtctaattagtatcaacacatgtaaatgttacgaGTAGTATGTTCCTACATACAAGTAATATCAacacggtgatactacatattatactagcagtaacaaaaatatcttactaatttattactagtaaattaggtaactactttactatactagtagtaactagtatactagttactactactactacactatagtatactatactagtacactatagtatactagtagtaactattactagtagtaaaatatgtagtatcaatacataataattttttaatatgtagtatcaatacataacatactacatatcaatatataacatactacatatcaatatgtagtatcaatatataacatactacatatcaaacatactacagaccaatatataacatactacatatcaatatgtagtatcaatatataacatactacatatcaatatgtagtatcagtacataacataacagtgttgaacataacatattaatatgtagtatcaatatataacatactacatatcaatatgtagtatcaatattaatatgtagtatactagtataataacatatgtagtatgtagtatactttgttactagtatactagtatagtatGCTACTAGCATATATACTagcatactagtagtaatatgttatatatcgtcaatatgtagtatgtattaataacatatgtagtatgtagtatactagtatgctactagtactagtagtaatatgttatatattgatactacatattaaatatgttatatgttatatattaatactacatattaatattgatactacatattaatatgtagtatcaatttGTTATGTTCAACACTGTTATGTTATGtactgatactacatattgatatgtagtatgttatatattggtatgtagtatgtttgatatgtagtatgttatatattgataccaCATATTGACaagtagtatgttatatattgatatgtagtatgttatgtattgatactacatattaaattttttttatgtattgatactacatattttactactagtactagttactaacatactactagtatactagtaaaacatactactagtatacatactacatatgtagtaacatatgtattaatatacgtaatattatatgttagggttagtagagtaattttactcttttcaaaacttttttggactaagGAGTAAATATATTTTGCCGCTGAACTAGCCAGTAACCCTGTTCGGGTTCACTGGACTAAACAACAAAGTTCTCATTTTCAATTGCATTGGACTAATATTTCTGCGGGTCTTCTCAAAATGTTCAATGTGCAGTACAATTTACGATTACTAAAGTGGATGCATTGTTTTTCTAGCATTCAGGTACATATATATCTAATCACTCACTCATTCTATTTTCACGGTATTGATTTCACTTCAATTGTGATTTCAGTTTTGATTATCGTACAAATTTAAGCTTTAATCTTTTGATTGAGTGCAATTTTCTAGGGTTAGAAAATTTTGAGTTGGGTTTAATAGTTTTGTTGGTGGGGGTTGTAGTCATAATTGTGATATTAGGGGTATTCTTCATATGTTCAATCATCATCCTGAacgatgcttcaaaaaaaaaaatcatcctgAACACTATAGAGTCATTTACAAGAATCAGTTTATAAAGCTTCCTTCTATGCTCCTCTAACAGGGAGACTAACTAACCAGCCTTAATTTCTCTCTTTGTCATTGTTCATTTTACATACACAAGGCGATACATTCCACAATAATTGCCAGCAGTACTTTGACATTTTTGTTTCCACATTTAATTAGATCTGAATACATATGTCAATGTTAAAGGTGTTATCTATAGGTTGGATCAACACCATATTCAACCCAAACCGTTTTTGCTACATTGAGAATGAATGGTGTTGTAATCTCTAATTTTGAAGGTGATTCTAATAATGGGGGCCTCTAAAGTAACTGAAAATCTCTCCCTTTAATATTTTTCTGTAATTTCTTTGATTATTCAGTATAATTCGTTACTTTGGTGATACCAGATGCCTTAAGCAAGTTTAATTATATCTTCGAATCAGATTAATCTATCTTTGGAAATTTGCAGATAGAATGTTGCAAGGAGGCAGAAAAGTGATCCATGCTACTGCTGCATCCAAAGCCATGAATGGTCATTTATCGAAGGTAAATTGCGTGGTCTCCATCATTTTCTGTGCTCAACATGGATATGCAAAATAGTAGAACAAGCCTTTATATACAGAATGTgaatattttagatttaataagtCTAGATGAAATAGACACATGGGATGATTTACTCACTGaactttctctcttttttgtACATCAAATAATCGTTGCAACAACTATACAGATTataaaaaaaagtaagaaaaaataaCTACATTAACAATTGCAGCACCAACTTTATTTTTGTTAGCTTCATTAAGAAATAACCAGTAAAAATATTGCTGAAATTTCCTGTACTTGGAGTACCAAATACATCAAGCAGGGACTGGTCAATGTTTATCAAACCTTAAATAGGTTCAGACTTACATCGCTTGGATTAAAAGAGTATAAGCAGTGGATCCCAAAGTATATATGTActaacagatttattcaatcaatcGACTATTTTACATTTAATATGTCTATTGTGGATCAATCAGATACCCCTTTGAATGGTAATCATGACATGACATCTACACGGATATGCACTTATTTGAATTGGAACTTAGTTTCAATTATTGTACAGTGTTTGAGGTAAATACCCTGTagcttttgttgtttctttgtttcAAGTTCTTTTAACAGGTGAAGCTCTTATTGAGAACTTGATGgatcatatatttttttattgttattctGATTTAATTTGAATTCGTCACGTGTAAGTTAGTTCGatgtttcaaacttttttttggttttcaataCTTACTTGTTGGTATTGGTTttttataagtattctaatctaATTATACTTCCTTTCTTATTTTCCTTTATTGCAATTCCATAGAATTTTTGCAATGTTACAAAATGGTAATGCTTCTTGGATGATGTCAAAGCTAACAAAGATTTGGTGCACCGAAGTGTCTTCTTCAATCTTTCTTACAACATTATGGGTCGAGAATATCGAGTTATCAGTGGGTTTTGGGTGGAAGCCCTCCTTATGCATGATATATGGCAGGAAGATAAGTTCTTAGCATGCTACTTGACACGTCTATTATTGTTGACTGACAAAGAGACCTTTATTGCAGACCACGTCGATGTTGCAGCTGAAAATAGTTGGATTTGAAGCCAAAGAGGAGCTTGCGGGATGTTGAATTTACTTCCCTGTGTATTGTTTTCCCTGCTTAATATCATTCAACAAAACTCACTCCCTTTCCTGCTTTAACACTATACCTATAAAGGTGAAATTCTTTATATGAAAAGCAATGTTTGCTTTTCTTTTCTattaaatctcttcttttcttaaaGTGTTTATTTTATCGATTGGACCATTAGTTGCTCTATTAGGGTTTATTTGAACGACTATATAAGTTTTTTACGGTCTGTTGCCGATATAAATGATAATTGTTGAGGATAAATTACATGTCAAAGTGACAGAGTCCAATGAGTTTGTAGCCCAGAGTCTCACCGTATCGGTTAGTTGCTGTGCAGGTTATAGTTTTAACAATCCACCAGCGAATAAATACATTCCCACCGGATGGCATACAGGTTAAGACAAAGAGCAAACAATTTAAGAAAGTTTACCGGGTGCGAAGCACGGGTTACTATCTAGTACCCAGTAAGGTTCTACAAAATTGCTCGTCGGATGCACACATTTGCTGTAGTGGGCCAATCAACAGGCTGAGTATATAAGTACCCAGTCCCATCAAAAAACAAAAAGCCCACCCCCATCTCCGAAACCCTAAACACCCTAAAAAGGGCAATAGCGTCATTGTGTTATTTATATAAATTGCTCAACCCTATACtctttcttgtttcttttctaCTCGCCGAATTTGCTTCTGCAGCtcctgtgaagaagaagaactgaatcCAGAAACAGGTATCCTTCATATTAGGTTTTCATCGTCTTGCTAAGTAAAAACAGGGCTTAGTTTTGTTGTTGTGATATGGAATgatgttttatttgttttattgatAATCTTGTGGAAAAAAAAGCAAACATATCTGTTGTTTTAGCATTTTCTTAATGGCTGTTAGCTAAAgcagattattagttgagtaagtTGTTTGAAGATGTAAGTAGTATTGTTTTGGTCTTATCTTAAACACTGATCTAGGTCATTTTGAGTAATATTAGATTCGTAGTAACAAGATGTCGCTGATAAATGGGTTTTTTTAGCTCAATCCCTAAATATATGCACTGCCTGTCTTTGGTGTTATGCTGTTGTGCTATTATTTGGATTTTGCTACTTTCCTCTCAAGTTTAATTGAATGGGTTAGATTTTCAAGCTTTTTTTGGTGTCCCTctatgtttgtttgtttgttctcTTATTTCTTGTTTGTTCTCTTATTTCTTGTATacttggtttttttttcttacttGCAATCAGATTTGATGTCTTATTATTTCTTTTGGGGTGCCTTGtaatagttcacaaactcaacAGTGTATCTGTTTTGCTATTTAAACTCTTTCAGGTATGGGTGGGGAAATCAAGGCAGAGACTATGATTCCAGAGCATGTCTTGAAAAAGAATAAGAGAGATGAACAATGGGCTCTGGCATCGAAAACTGCCCTAGTAGCTCAGAAGGAAAAGAACTCTGAAAACAGAAAGCTCATCTACAAGAGGGCTGAGCAGTATGCTAAGGAATACTCAGAGCAGGTGCGAATGCCTACTTTGACCCATTATTAtttcttaaatttttttatttccatCATTTGAGAAGTTATCTTCTGAAAATCTGAGATATCTGTTAACCATTTCATGTTGGTTATACTGTAGGAGAGGGAATTGATCAGGTTGAAACGTGAGGCTAAGCTAAAAGGAGGATTCTATGTTAACCCTGAAGCCAAATTGCTTTTTATTGTCCGTATTCGTGGGTAAGGTTATATCAACTAAATTCATATGTCGCCCTTCACATTTAAATTGTACGTGTCTGATGTTGATTCTCTTTTGCTGTTTGTTTTAAGTATTAATGCTATGGACCCAAAGACCAAGAAGATATTGCAGCTTTTCCGTTTGAGACAGGTAATTTTTCTTAGTTGTGTTTCATATATGTTTTTGTCTTATCTCCATCTATATATGTCTAAGCAAAATACTGTGCCGTTCGCTATTATTCACCGCCTATAGAATCATTCTATTCTAGTTTCTGTGATTTCGGGCTGTCTGTTTTCATCATTTGTGAATATTGCTGATGTTTTCTACTGTTTGCTTTTCGTCAGATCTTCAATGGTGTATTTCTTAAAGTGAACAAAGCTACTTTACAGATGTTGCAAAGAGTTGGGCCATATGTAACTTATGGGTAAGTTTCTCCACCTCATAAAATGTTCCAAACTTTCTGCCCTACAGTTCAACATAATGAAGTGGTTAGTTTTGTTGTCTGCATGCATCAAAAATTGATTACTATATTTTGCAGATACCCAAATCTCAAAACTGTCAAGGAATTGATCTACAAGAGAGGTTACGGAAAGCTGAACAAGCGAAGGACAGCCTTGACTGATAATTCTATCGTTGAACAGGTAAGTCTACAGTATTACCAATTTGTGGTTTTTTATCATTTTGTTGCCAAATTTTTCTCTTAATTGACCATCTTCTCTACAGGGTCTTGGCAAGTACGGCATCATCTGTGTTGAGGATTTGATTCACGAGATCATGACTGTCGGCCCTCACTTCAAGCAAGCCAACAACTTCTTATGGCCATTCAAATTGAGTGCTCCTCTAGGTggtttgaagaagaagagaaaccaCTACGTAGAAGGTGGTGATGCTGGTAACCGTGAGGACTACATCAACAAACTTGTCAGGAGAATGAATTAGACAGTTGTTACTCTTggtatttttaaaattttggctTTCTCAGTTTTTTGTAGCAGGTTTGGGTTTTAACTTTCAGCTTAGACTTTTTGGCATTCAAACCAGAGATAGCATTTAAAATGTTGTTCAGTTTTCACTTTTCCTTTGTGTTGACCTTGAAAAGGAAGAATTATTTAGATCTGATTTATTATGACTTATGAGAAGACTTCACTATCCAAGTCTGTGGCAAACAGTACAGTTTCTCCTTTCTAATTTTGGTTTTTCTAGTTTCAGCCTATTGAATCTTAGTAGGGTACGTCGTAGTCTTCTCTGATCTGATGTTTTCTTATTTCTGTTACTAGTTAACCTCTCCTTATAAATTAGTTAAAATAGGCTACAACTTGGACATTTATACATTGCATAACTCATATCATATCATTCCAAATTACTGGGAGTTCCTGAAATGCTTACATTTTGAGTATTTGTTGAAGCCCCACTGCAAGCATCAAAGACAGGCATTCTCTCGACTTATTCTCTGTTTTAAAAATCATTAGTTCTGCACACTTTGAAGGATATTACATCTGGATGTTGAAGGTTGGAAGTCTTTAGCATTTTGAATCTGAATCAATTggattttttcttcaatttcagtTGGATTCTAAACCAAGACTTTCCATTTAGCAACAGCAAAACATAAAGAGACTTGACAAATGACGATCACTTGGTGATTAAAATGTGCATAAAAATAAACGTGCAAAGTAAATATCGAAAACCAATCAATCCGAGAttcataagaaaataaaactCACTGTTAGAGGCGATTCGGTAACAGATGCAATGTCATCATAGAGTAATTATTATTCCAGATACCATTGGCTGATAATGCTAGATTTGGTGCAAAAATAACATGCGAGTTTTGAGGTAAAGTCTGGTACTTCAATGGCAAGCTCTCACATGAGTAGAATGGGTTCGCTGCTTTGAATTACATATACTAAGTGGTATCTGGCTGCAATCAAATTCGCCATAATGACTATTACCAAGTGTTATGGCATGCCCCAGCGGCTAGCTTGCATTCCCCCCTGCGGTTGGTGGTGCTGCGACTGCGCTTGATGccacttttattttgttttacgGCTTGTGTCGTTGGTGAAGGAATTGCGGCAAACAATATAACTCTAAACCGAGGTATATACACTTGCCCCTAAGAGATGCTCAGGATCTTGACTGATTTTTCTTGCTCACATTAACCCGTCAGCAAACCTAACATCACTTCAGGCCAGACTGTCACCATCCAGAGGGGAATAAACTCTCGAACACAAAAATAATACGGATCATTACACTTAAGCAACAAAACTCCTGCAAAACAAAGCCAATGAATTATATTAACCGCTTGGTATAAACCTCTGAAAAATTCAGGATTAGTAAAAGCCACCAGCACCACTCATAgaataatatttcaaattcatagTATAATCTATGGAGTAACAACATAGATATTTTAAATTTACCGAGAGAAAAATTGAAACCATTAGGCCTATATTGTAGTGTAAATCAAGATTACACAACCCTAATTTTCATTATGTATAAGATGCGACCCTGATTTTGTTGAAACACAGAACTTATAGTACGACAACCTACACAACCCACAACAAAAATATAATTTGTTGCTGTTTTTGAGTTTAACTGATATTGGTACATACACCAACCCGATCCGGTTAGCAGTCCTGCCTCCCTCTTCTTCTACCGTTGCCATCTAAAAGTAAGTTGTATTTTCCTACAGTAAAAGAGCAAAAGTGTATGAATATAAAGAAGCCATTTACCTTTCTGACCGTGTAATGCTATTCTGTACTTAGAAACAGATCACTGAGAATAATCAAAACAACCCAACCGTATTAAACATCCTGTACCTGTGCAATTCAATTACCCATATCCCTATGTGCAAATTCTGATGGACTTGAATTACTACTTACAAGTTAGCGATGCAAATAACACAACAGTAACCATAGCGGACTGAATCTGGTGTGAATCGAACACACGACCTTCTGACTTAATGTCAGACGCACTACCATTGTGCTACAGACTCATATTCATTAATGAACGGTTTGAACCATGAAACTCTGTTCTAAAAGAAATTAAGGAAGAACAACACCGCTGCTTTAGAGAACCTACCATAACATAATCGCACCCAAATTCTGGAGAGTAAATATACTATGTTTTATCAAAAATATGCAAGTTCACTTTCGCATTcttacataaaataccataacaaAATATTTGTTTAGCGCCTGCTAGATAGACAGAAAGTCTATTAGCTCCTTTCGTATGCATGAAAAGGTATGCATCATGCCAACATTTGTAATTGTGTTGAGTAGTATAAATAACTTTGATTATCAACACTTTGTTCTAATAAATAGCTTATAAGAGTCCATTCTCAGGCATAAGATTTAATCATTGAAAAAACAGATCGTAAAACACTATCAAAGTGAAGATTGTTACAGTTCAATGAAAAATACTGCCCATGCTGCCAAAACAGTACTGAAGAATACCAAGTTATCTCCAGAGGACATTCTCAAGAACTGACACATGAAGTTCAGACAAAATAAGTAAAGGTCATCCGAGGTTGAAACTGGCCTATCTAGCTTCTATCAATCATTCCTCTATTATATCCCAAAAGCGGGATGAAGGTGACCCAACTCGTAGTGAACTCTTCATATCTGGTTCTGAGTTTGTGCCCATTTTTTATATAGCGAAAATAGTACTATTGTAGATATTAGAAACTAAAATCTCATGAGAATATGCATGATATCAATTTATTGTGTAAAGACAGGATGTATTACTATTACATCCATCAGTTTCAGCTGCATTTACTACACGATCATCAGTCAGGAAGCTATCTATACTCAACCTGTCTGATTCTACATTACATTGTCACTTTGATTAGCTACAATTGTTCCTTCCTAACTTAAAAAATCGTTAAGAACATTTAGAATTATCTAAAAATTCCACAATAATCATAGCCATTATAGTATGTTTATCTCACTTACAATATCAAAAGAATAACGAATGTACCTATCTAACTTATGTACAACGTTCATCTCCTCCAGCCAATACACCAAAACATAAAATCTTGTACGGTTAAGACTGCTCAGATGCTCACAAACTATCCTCTGCCTAAACATCTCCCAATAATGCGctttttgattaaaaaaattcttttaatGTTGCTTTCTAAGTTCGCTTTAATTGAAAAATACAGCCTTACCTATTCTAGATGGACTAAAATATACTTCATTTCCACGAAAAATTCAGATAATAGCTGGCTCTCAGTTAATATCAGCTTATCCTAATAATATTAAATCGGTGACCTATAAATTCCGACAAAACAAACATGGGATATAAAAAAGAGATAAATATGGAAACATTACCTACTTTGAGAAGCTGAAATCAGAGCATCTATTTTAGGAGCTGCCCTGTCCCACATCTTAATCATGTTAATACACTTGTTGTGATGTTCTTTATTATAACTGAACAACAGGCAACACAATTTTAGGATGACACCATGAAGTAAATCTGGAGACTGAATCTAGCAAATATGAGAAGAAATAAAGAAGTGACTTGACAATAACCATATAGGATTAATTGAGTAGTTCCCCGGTCGATATTGGGTAATCATTTTAAATGGAGACTGTGTCTTACCACAGTAATGAAACAAGCAGATTCATTCTACTATAGGAATAATGAGCTTACTCAATGAGGGTCACTAATATCTTGTATGTGACAGCCTACAGGACATGTTCCTTAATTGTATGTGTTAAACCGTTTTTTCTGAGTACAATAAGTAAAACCCAATCCACGTATGTAAACAGTACTTATGAGCTAATTAAGGGAAGGCAATTAAGCCGTAACCTATAACAAAATGTAGTTTATTTTAAACCTTACATTCTCACTGAATATATTTCCCCAGTTTATTAAAAACATGCCAATTCTTAAGTATGTCTAACACAGTAACAACAATTCCGATAAACATAAGGAAACTCAATCAATAAGGTGAGCGAAAGCATATCACTGACCTCTGTTTGTTAAAACATTGGCTAAAACAGAATTTTGCTTACCCCACTACTCCAAGATAATGCATCAGAAAGATGTAAAAAGTTCATCGTGCATCGCCGCCCATTAGCCATGTACAGGACAATGCAAATATCCCTTGTttcaatgacaacatcatctGATGCAGTTGGTGACTATATGCGGCTTTCAATTCCCTGTTCAATGAACTAGTAAGTTCAAACAGAGAATGAAGATGTTTTCACTTCTTTATGTTCTCCGATCTGGAGTAAATTTAAGTTAGAAGCACTGGGAATCTTATGTTTTTGCTGTCAGGAAACCAAATCGAAATGAGACTGAACGAAAAACACAGATCATAGTCGAAACCACCACAGCCCTATCCCTAACTCCGACTCTTTTCTAGTCTCTGCAATGGAAAGAATGAACCTTCTCAAATCTTCATgaccaaatgaaataaaaaatacatagTGATGGGTTACCTtgtacttcttttttttttggtaagaagATGTATTCAACAAAACACTAAGTGGGCTTTACAAAACGGGGAAAAGCCCTTCCCCTAGCATCCTCCATCAGGACAGAAACCAAAAAAGGAGGAGTATCAAACCGTTGACCACATAAACATTCATTTGCTGCTTTCTTAGCTAACAGATCAGCAGCATCATTACTCTCCCTATATCGATGTACAAAAACAACAGAACGCATCTGCTGAACCAAGAAGATGGGTTACCTTGTACTTCAATCCGCGTCTTAAGCATCATATTTGAAAAGGCTTAATGATTTACATTGCATACTCTTGACCACAACATCATTATAAAACAGGGCATCAACAATGAGGCGTCAATTTCCATGTTCTCATGTTAATGCAGGACATATTCTGTAGGAGAACGTCAATCTGATGTGTGATCCAGGACCAACCAAGCCAAGAAAACAGGAGTACAATTAACATCCTTACTATTTGCTAACTTAAAGTGGGTAAGTATTGATATACCTAATCACATACGCTTCTCAAGTAGCAAAGATTGGGCTTATCAACAAAAAAAGATATAAGATAGACCTATAACATTGGTTTCAACTTTCAACAACAAAATCATAGATTCATTCTCAAGTGGTGAGGTGGACAATCAATGTTTAGTAACACAAAGCCCCTAGAGTTGTACCATCAGTAACATaaaacaaaacccaaattcaTATTTCATACTAATAAATGCTCAAAATTCATAATTAAAATTCCAGATTTGAAATCCCCGACAATTTGGAAAGAATATGGAAGCAGAAGTCAAAATACCCGATTGGCAAATCTTCATAACTCCCCCACTTCATCTTTCTTGAATGAACTTAGAACAATTCACTCAGAATAGTCAAAACAACCCAACTAAGATATTAGGGAGAACACCGAGATAATCACTCTGTACACACACATAAACAATCCCTGTGATGAATAAGATAAAAGGGTGAaggagaaataaaagaaaacaaatcaaaagaagaaagaaaggactAAAGGAAATATCATAGGGTTAGAGTTCTCAGAGAACAGAGAGCTACGGAACACACCAAATCTAGGGTTGAAATTTTGTAACAAATTTTCGACGGCCAGAAACCTAGAGCACAAACAGCAAAGATAAATCTCAGAAAGATAACAGAGAAGAAAGAGCTTAGGGTTTCTTTCTTCTGGAAGATTAAAATTTAGGGCTATTTGGCATTTCCTTccctcccaagatcgctaattagcgtttcctccccaaatagatcaaaattagtgtttccttCCCTCGTCAGATTTTCCATCAAATTCTCGGGTCAGCAAGAGTACACACATGACAAAAATATACGTGTGGCAAACAAAAACCATAATGTCAACATGATCTTCATTTCTATCAAACAGTGCCCAACAACA
This is a stretch of genomic DNA from Papaver somniferum cultivar HN1 chromosome 1, ASM357369v1, whole genome shotgun sequence. It encodes these proteins:
- the LOC113280915 gene encoding 60S ribosomal protein L7-4-like; translation: MGGEIKAETMIPEHVLKKNKRDEQWALASKTALVAQKEKNSENRKLIYKRAEQYAKEYSEQERELIRLKREAKLKGGFYVNPEAKLLFIVRIRGINAMDPKTKKILQLFRLRQIFNGVFLKVNKATLQMLQRVGPYVTYGYPNLKTVKELIYKRGYGKLNKRRTALTDNSIVEQGLGKYGIICVEDLIHEIMTVGPHFKQANNFLWPFKLSAPLGGLKKKRNHYVEGGDAGNREDYINKLVRRMN